Proteins from a single region of Bacteroidota bacterium:
- the sucC gene encoding ADP-forming succinate--CoA ligase subunit beta, protein MNLHEYQGKELVKRYGVKIQEGIPVDTPEQAVEAARQLQGMTGTTIWVVKAQIHAGGRGKAGGVKVAKSLDEVYEKAQAILGATLITPQTGPKGKRVNKVLIATDVYYPGPSDTKEFYMSVLLDREKGKNVIVYSTEGGMDIEEVAEHTPEKLHKEWIDSSVGIMPFQARRVAFNLGLTGDSFKDMVKFTTSLYNAYVGNDCSLLEINPVLKTSDNKIIAVDTKCVIDGNALYRHPDILVMRDKTEEDPTEVEAGEAGLNFVKLDGNVGCMVNGAGLAMATMDIIKSSGGSPANFLDVGGTADAKRVETAFNIILKDPNVKAILVNIFGGIVRCDRVAQGIIDAYKSIGNINVPIIVRLQGTNATEAKKMIDDSGLQVRSAILLREAADLVKEAVG, encoded by the coding sequence ATGAATCTGCACGAATATCAGGGTAAAGAACTCGTAAAACGTTATGGTGTTAAAATTCAGGAGGGAATTCCTGTTGACACACCCGAACAAGCCGTTGAAGCTGCGCGTCAATTGCAGGGAATGACCGGAACAACCATTTGGGTGGTAAAAGCGCAAATACATGCGGGTGGCCGTGGTAAGGCAGGTGGTGTAAAAGTGGCAAAAAGCCTTGATGAAGTGTATGAAAAAGCCCAGGCTATTCTTGGTGCAACCCTGATTACCCCGCAAACAGGACCAAAAGGTAAAAGAGTAAATAAAGTGCTTATTGCAACCGATGTTTACTATCCCGGACCAAGCGATACCAAAGAGTTTTACATGAGTGTATTACTTGATCGTGAAAAAGGAAAAAACGTAATTGTATATTCTACCGAAGGTGGTATGGACATTGAAGAAGTGGCCGAACATACCCCTGAAAAATTACATAAAGAGTGGATCGACAGTTCTGTGGGCATTATGCCGTTTCAGGCGCGCCGTGTTGCTTTCAATCTGGGTTTAACAGGCGATTCGTTTAAAGATATGGTGAAATTTACCACCAGCCTTTACAATGCCTATGTTGGCAACGATTGCTCACTGCTCGAAATCAACCCTGTTTTAAAAACATCCGATAACAAAATTATTGCCGTTGATACCAAATGTGTGATTGACGGAAACGCGTTATATCGCCATCCGGATATTTTGGTGATGCGCGATAAAACGGAAGAAGATCCAACCGAAGTTGAAGCCGGCGAAGCAGGTCTTAATTTCGTGAAATTGGACGGTAACGTGGGTTGTATGGTAAATGGTGCCGGTTTAGCAATGGCAACCATGGATATTATTAAATCAAGCGGTGGTAGTCCGGCAAACTTCCTCGATGTAGGCGGTACTGCTGATGCTAAACGTGTAGAAACCGCTTTTAATATCATTTTAAAAGACCCGAACGTAAAAGCCATTTTAGTGAATATATTTGGTGGTATTGTGCGTTGCGACCGTGTTGCTCAGGGTATTATCGATGCATATAAATCGATTGGTAATATTAATGTGCCAATTATTGTGCGTTTACAAGGCACCAATGCAACAGAAGCTAAAAAAATGATCGACGACAGCGGATTACAAGTGCGATCTGCAATTTTATTGCGTGAAGCAGCCGATTTGGTTAAAGAAGCCGTGGGTTAA
- a CDS encoding DNA-binding protein, translating to MVITFDELRHIKDTLPHGSMERIAQELHIEVDAVRNYFGAEHFEAPGKIADVHFEKGLGGGVVRLEDTAILQCAMRILEESKHVQTLN from the coding sequence ATGGTCATTACATTCGACGAGCTACGACACATTAAAGACACGCTCCCGCACGGCAGCATGGAGCGTATCGCACAAGAGCTTCACATTGAAGTAGATGCAGTTAGAAATTACTTCGGAGCAGAACATTTTGAGGCGCCGGGGAAAATTGCGGATGTGCATTTTGAAAAAGGTTTAGGCGGGGGAGTGGTCAGGCTGGAAGACACGGCCATACTTCAATGTGCCATGCGCATATTGGAGGAAAGCAAACATGTGCAAACATTAAACTGA